One Saccharomycodes ludwigii strain NBRC 1722 chromosome VI, whole genome shotgun sequence DNA segment encodes these proteins:
- the NMD2 gene encoding Nmd2p (similar to Saccharomyces cerevisiae YHR077C | NMD2 | Nonsense-mediated MRNA Decay), which yields MNRERRLELYNLNNESWIHAPCYPNLSKKLDSSIKKNTGFIKKLRQGIFKESLSSLQSDLCNVQLSKYLSEITTTLVEGLKKIPNKNDDVFACIEVISGLHQRFGADFTPKFMVLWLQNFDISALPADEKETCTKLKFISSQLRIFTELLLCGIVSSSASFFLDYKNEFPSFILARLEKKDPLLICVLKEILNYKFKNGLTTQIIATKFVKNFPEFFHDEGGEESILVKDYGVNEKSIYMVRQMFTLLTEAAINQTVDLNKTLRKLMKEHEKAQIRTGKLTNEYTEKYDELKIIYDRFHASCEILAPELGLNLPAMSSDFTNDIVTNEAGSEETTNEITAISSNNDMITNKVKPAFERIWENEETRKFYEVLPNMENFEQPENTATKINDKRQQDIRNVFFNHLETCETAETIDALAKEYIQENLDNKATRKRLLKFFMESQDWSKIRLYSRFLVIFNNLMPEILEELTNYLDSGFRSQLHTNKINVKNIIFFAEMTKFKMLPSFMIFHKIRTLILNLNVPNNIEILTILIENMGKYLLNSPEHREQMLKMVAMIKEKRKEFHLSLNNKQQLDGILLILFPPDMRKLKENEKTLTSEQIFLKILIRKELDYFETKIVTNLIRKCNWKDPQTYEFLLDLFCKPELISYNYIPKLAKIVSLLQNFYKKFTIECIDTTLEQIQLGLELNDMSMNMTRIAQVKYLTEFFNTDLIKFNIILDHLYKFVKFGYSSQGLLSFESNPLDMPNNYFRISLIHIVLCGISENKKVVGSKFIRHKLELYMRFFEYYIFFKKRSLSETGNIEFPKAVEFKIAQIFEKFPLQDVSSSLEESGAKLTSMLQKMDEYKNLGDEEEGDVENEGSEGKNEIDELDDIINAEASELSDVSEDEKYYSSDAEEGASGNEEDNGDKLGVLSTFISSVSDLSTGSRSDSGSGSDSDSNSDSDSDSDSDSDSDSDSDDPLSAARELDIKRIQQEYEEILKTEEELKAQSELDKEFQFMMQESMVSRKNEKTTRSFMPAIDVSDLSVTSYVNNNANENNAGIDVTSSGATETTNAPGKVPFKFLTRSGKKVNSKKIELPSNIKFVSNVLQEKLKREDERERIKNFVLNKNYN from the coding sequence atgaATAGAGAAAGAAGATTAGAATTATATAACTTAAATAATGAAAGTTGGATACATGCGCCATGTTATCCAAACCTATCAAAAAAACTAGATTctagtattaaaaaaaatacaggatttattaaaaaattaagacaAGGTATTTTCAAAGAATCATTATCTAGTTTACAATCTGATTTATGCAATGTTcaattatcaaaatatttaagtGAAATTACTACAACTTTGGTAGaaggtttaaaaaaaatacctaataaaaatgatgacGTTTTTGCTTGTATAGAGGTAATTAGTGGGTTACACCAAAGATTTGGTGCTGATTTTACCCCAAAATTTATGGTTTTATGGTTGCaaaattttgatatttcAGCATTACCTGCTGATGAAAAGGAGACTTGTACCAAActaaaatttatttcttctCAATTAAGAATTTTTAcggaattattattgtgtGGGATAGTTTCCTCTTCAGCGTCTTTTTTTCtagattataaaaatgaattcCCCAGTTTTATCTTAGCAAgacttgaaaaaaaagatccaCTATTGATCTGTGTATTGAAAgaaattttgaattataaatttaaaaatgggTTAACCACTCAAATAATAGCTACAAAATTTGTCAAAAATTTCCCTGAATTTTTCCATGATGAAGGGGGAGAGGAATCTATATTGGTCAAAGATTACGGCGTCAATGAAAAATCAATTTATATGGTTAGGCAAATGTTTACTTTATTAACAGAGGCAGCGATTAATCAGACCGTTGatttaaacaaaacattAAGAAAGTTAATGAAAGAACATGAAAAAGCACAAATCAGAACAGGTAAATTAACAAATGAATATACTGAAAAGTACGatgaattgaaaataatctATGATAGGTTTCATGCCTCCTGTGAGATATTGGCACCAGAATTAGGGTTAAATTTACCCGCTATGTCCTCAGATTTCACTAACGATATTGTTACAAATGAAGCCGGTAGTGAAGAGACCACAAACGAAATAACCGCTATTAGCAGCAATAACGATATGATTACGAATAAGGTAAAACCAGCCTTTGAAAGAATATgggaaaatgaagaaactAGAAAATTTTATGAAGTTCTACCTAACATGGAAAATTTTGAACAACCAGAAAATACTGCCACcaaaattaatgataaaagaCAGCAAGATATCAGAAATGTATTTTTCAATCATTTGGAAACTTGCGAAACCGCTGAAACGATTGACGCATTAGCCAAAGAGTACATTCAAGAGAATTTGGATAATAAAGCCACCAGGAAAAGATTACTGAAGTTTTTTATGGAATCACAGGATTGGAGCAAGATCAGGTTATATTCTCGTTTCTTAgtaattttcaataacCTAATGCCTGAGATTTTAGAAGAGCTAACCAATTATTTGGATAGTGGGTTTAGAAGCCAATTACAcacaaacaaaattaacgttaaaaatattattttttttgctgaAATGACAAAGTTTAAAATGCTACCTTCATTCATGATTTTCCATAAGATTAgaactttaattttaaatttgaatgTTCCTAATAACATTGAAATTTTAACCAtattaattgaaaatatggGGAAATATCTTTTGAATAGTCCAGAACATAGGGAGCAGATGTTAAAAATGGTGGCTATGATCAAAGAAAAACGGAAGGAGTTTCATTTatcattaaataataagcAACAATTGGATGgcattttattaatattatttccaCCAGATAtgagaaaattaaaagagaaTGAAAAAACTTTGACATCAGAACAgatttttttgaagataTTAATTAGGAAAGAATTGGACTATTTTGAAACCAAAATTGTGACCAATTTGATTAGGAAATGTAATTGGAAAGATCCTCAAACGTATGAATTTCTATTGGATTTATTTTGCAAACCTGAATTAATAAGTTATAATTATATCCCGAAACTAGCCAAGATTGTGTCTTTATTACagaatttttataaaaaatttacaattGAATGCATTGATACAACTTTGGAACAGATACAACTTGGTTTGGAACTAAATGATATGTCGATGAATATGACCAGAATTGCACAggttaaatatttaactgAATTTTTCAACACAGATTTAATCAAgtttaatatcattttagATCATTTGTATAAATTTGTTAAGTTTGGGTACTCATCTCAAGGTTTGTTATCATTTGAATCCAACCCGTTGGACATGCCAAATAATTACTTCCGGATTTCCTTAATTCATATTGTCTTGTGTGGAATTTCTGAAAATAAGAAAGTTGTTGGAAGCAAATTTATTAGACATAAGTTAGAGTTGTATATGAGATTTTTTGagtattatatttttttcaagaaaAGGAGTTTAAGCGAGACAGGGAATATTGAGTTCCCCAAAGCTGTTGAGTTTAAAATTGCccaaatatttgaaaagtttCCATTACAAGATGTTTCCAGCAGTTTGGAAGAAAGTGGTGCCAAATTAACTAGTATGTTACAAAAGATGGAcgaatataaaaatttaggCGATGAAGAAGAGGGAGATGTAGAGAACGAGGGAAGTGAAggtaaaaatgaaattgatGAGTTGGATGATATAATAAATGCTGAAGCTAGCGAATTGAGTGATGTTAGTGAGGACGAAAAGTACTATTCTTCCGATGCAGAAGAGGGAGCAAGTGGCAACGAAGAAGATAATGGTGATAAGTTAGGTGTTCTTTCTACTTTTATCTCCAGTGTTTCTGATTTGTCAACTGGGTCTAGATCTGACTCTGGCTCTGGCTCTGACTCTGACTCCAATTCTGACTCTGATTCTGATTCTGATTCTGATTCTGATTCTGACTCCGACTCCGACGACCCATTGTCTGCAGCTAGAGAGTTGGATATTAAGAGGATTCAGCAAGAATATGAGGAAATATTGAAAACCGAAGAAGAGCTAAAGGCACAAAGTGAATTAGATAAAGAATTTCAATTTATGATGCAGGAAAGTATGGTTAGTAgaaaaaacgaaaaaacTACAAGATCATTTATGCCAGCTATTGATGTTAGCGATTTATCTGTTACTTCTTATGTGAACAACAATGCCAACGAAAATAATGCCGGCATTGATGTTACAAGCAGTGGGGCTACAGAAACTACCAATGCTCCTGGCAAAGTtccatttaaatttttgacTAGATCCGGTAAGAAAGTCAATAGCAAAAAGATAGAATTACCCtctaatataaaatttgtttCTAATGTTTTGcaagaaaaattgaaaagagaAGATGAGCGTGAAAGAATCAAAAACTTTgtgttaaataaaaattacaattaG